The Methanoregula boonei 6A8 genome has a window encoding:
- a CDS encoding sensor histidine kinase — protein MILQYSPFFFPLLLSGGLTGIIAYISIRNRSNPVALPFAVLMGAVTLWTTAYAVQLITADLATTLFFTDLEYIGIVTVPVAWLLVVLCYTGRPRYVTARNVGLLMIVPAIVVLLVATDPLHHLYYSLIYPGQVAGSVLWIFTRGPLFWINVGYNYILLIVSLILLASRFSGAPAVYRRQILILGIAVIVPVLANFVYLSPIDPVPGLDLTPFTFTAVGIILAVGLFRYHLFLTLPVAYPQVFSAISDGIIVADISNRILDLNPAAQTIAQVPGELIGKVITSPFPQLSVFVANDGCIAESHQEIVIPNESSSRWYDVTCRQLRISGQSPTGHLFILRDITDRHMALDALASAHRKLNLLSTVTRHDMMNKLTGLMVYLDLIRSTHDPAVRDRYLRQVDEIARMIRDEVAFTRDYQEMGVKSPAWQDLSACIASAKSQVDLGKIRVTEDCRGTELFADPLLVKVIINLLENAVRHGGSRLSMVRFSCRHEGDSLVIVCEDDGTGIGDTDKGRLFARGFGKNTGLGLFLSHEILAGTGLFIRENGIPGQGARFEITAPSGSFRVTGDTFLR, from the coding sequence ATGATCCTCCAGTATTCCCCGTTTTTTTTCCCCCTTCTCCTGTCCGGAGGGCTGACCGGTATTATAGCCTATATCAGCATACGGAACCGTTCCAACCCGGTGGCCCTGCCGTTTGCAGTCCTTATGGGTGCAGTCACGCTCTGGACAACCGCATACGCAGTGCAGCTGATCACAGCCGATCTGGCCACCACCCTGTTCTTCACGGATCTGGAGTATATCGGGATTGTAACCGTACCTGTGGCCTGGCTGCTGGTTGTCCTGTGTTATACCGGTCGTCCCCGGTATGTCACGGCCCGGAATGTCGGCCTGCTCATGATAGTGCCTGCCATTGTAGTCCTGCTGGTGGCAACAGATCCCCTTCACCATCTCTATTATTCCCTGATATACCCCGGGCAGGTTGCGGGCTCTGTTCTCTGGATCTTTACAAGGGGGCCGCTTTTCTGGATAAATGTCGGCTATAATTACATTCTGCTGATAGTCTCCCTTATCCTCCTTGCTTCGCGCTTTTCCGGCGCTCCTGCAGTATACCGGAGGCAGATCCTGATCCTCGGGATAGCCGTGATCGTGCCGGTACTGGCAAACTTTGTCTACCTCTCGCCCATTGACCCGGTCCCAGGCCTGGATCTGACCCCCTTTACCTTCACAGCGGTAGGAATCATTCTGGCGGTTGGTCTCTTTCGCTACCATCTCTTCCTTACCCTGCCGGTTGCGTATCCGCAGGTCTTCTCTGCTATAAGTGATGGCATTATTGTTGCCGACATCAGCAACCGGATCCTTGACCTCAACCCCGCAGCCCAAACGATCGCCCAGGTACCGGGCGAACTTATTGGCAAGGTCATTACCTCCCCCTTTCCCCAGTTATCCGTGTTTGTTGCCAATGACGGCTGCATAGCAGAAAGCCATCAGGAGATCGTAATCCCAAATGAAAGCAGCTCCCGGTGGTACGATGTCACGTGCCGGCAGCTTCGTATCTCCGGCCAGTCACCGACCGGACATCTCTTTATACTCCGCGACATCACCGACCGCCATATGGCTCTCGATGCTCTTGCTTCCGCTCACCGGAAACTCAACCTCCTTTCTACGGTTACCCGGCACGATATGATGAACAAGCTTACCGGTCTCATGGTATACCTTGACCTGATCAGGAGTACCCATGATCCGGCCGTACGGGACAGGTACCTCCGGCAGGTAGACGAAATTGCACGGATGATCCGGGATGAGGTTGCCTTTACCCGGGATTACCAGGAGATGGGGGTGAAATCACCTGCCTGGCAGGATCTCTCTGCCTGCATAGCCTCGGCAAAGAGTCAGGTTGATCTGGGGAAAATACGGGTAACAGAGGACTGCAGGGGAACCGAGCTGTTTGCGGATCCACTGCTGGTCAAAGTGATCATCAATCTCCTGGAAAACGCCGTCCGGCATGGAGGCAGCCGGTTGAGCATGGTCCGGTTCTCCTGCCGGCATGAAGGAGATTCCCTGGTTATCGTCTGCGAAGATGATGGTACCGGAATCGGGGATACAGACAAGGGGCGGCTCTTTGCCCGGGGTTTTGGAAAAAACACCGGACTTGGGCTCTTCCTCTCACATGAGATTCTCGCTGGCACCGGTCTTTTTATTCGCGAAAACGGTATCCCGGGGCAGGGGGCACGCTTCGAGATCACTGCTCCGTCGGGATCTTTCCGGGTTACAGGGGATACCTTTCTCAGGTAG
- a CDS encoding response regulator transcription factor: MTRILIVDDDADILELLRLEFEDDPGCSADCVTDPARALELARTSRYDAIITDWRMPEMTGGEFVRALRKQGCRSYIIIYSGMDPDQEMFQTLETDADQYILRRGNPDREFGELKEGIRALPLHPASTVP, from the coding sequence ATGACAAGAATTCTCATTGTCGATGATGATGCAGATATTCTTGAACTACTGCGTCTTGAGTTTGAGGACGATCCCGGATGCAGTGCAGATTGCGTTACCGATCCGGCCCGGGCGCTGGAACTGGCACGCACTTCCCGGTACGATGCGATTATTACCGACTGGCGGATGCCGGAAATGACGGGAGGTGAATTTGTCCGGGCCCTGCGAAAGCAGGGATGCAGATCGTATATTATCATCTACAGCGGCATGGACCCGGACCAGGAGATGTTCCAGACTCTTGAGACCGATGCAGACCAGTATATTCTCCGCCGGGGAAATCCTGACAGAGAATTTGGAGAATTAAAAGAGGGCATACGGGCCCTTCCATTACATCCTGCTTCCACGGTGCCATAA
- a CDS encoding PAS domain-containing sensor histidine kinase — translation MQEHQEEISRIREELEQHPEGLSITDIAGLLGLNRNSVARYMDLLQIQGLADGRKRGTSKVYYRSRRVPADSLREICFQPFVTFDQDGVATDYNPAFSRFAGLSREQILGRALDTFPFRIPEGGTLQQVFRTAFKGGEQQVQASLLIKGEEHSLRLILVPLVFATGKPGVAVIADTDRGEAAVGQNPQSPFPEFQKLLDHQVEYVVRYSPEGIILYVNEPYCRAMARSREDLIGRPFKHLVPGEDTERIAANRARLNPKYPAGMIEFRAIMANGEARWQRWWDHALFDDRGQLAGYFSCGLDITEEVMVRGKLKKTQDMLEETIIARTNELREINRQLYDEMTRRETMEQQLLMTQFAMDNAADMVFWINRNGVVDYANKAAVEGGGYSAVELAATGLGDLFPLPSAYSWNNVWDHLKREGTIQQQIEMIKKDGTRIPVEIVLRYLAYHKSEFVCCFVRDVSERKRMEHTLHLANRKLNVLASITRHDIQNKVTVLLGYLTRARKRETDPEIREYLDRQERAAKAIRDEISLTRDFKDLGTDSPEWLNIRDLVGAAAKRFGDSAPRFSLELPENLLVYADRQIERVFLRLFETALNSPSPPQSIRIFSRGDQDRIVICVEHEDAAIMAEATAKNPAAAEEDMGERSLAIIREILSLTDITLEKTGEPGKSVCYEIVIPAVSYRYSSRIED, via the coding sequence ATGCAGGAGCACCAGGAAGAAATCTCAAGGATCCGTGAAGAACTTGAGCAGCACCCGGAAGGGCTGAGTATTACTGATATAGCCGGCCTGCTCGGTCTTAACCGTAATTCAGTTGCCAGGTACATGGACCTCCTGCAGATCCAGGGCCTGGCTGACGGGAGGAAACGCGGAACCTCCAAAGTCTATTACCGGTCCCGCCGGGTTCCCGCAGATTCCCTTAGGGAGATCTGCTTCCAACCGTTTGTCACGTTCGATCAGGATGGGGTTGCGACTGATTACAACCCGGCTTTTTCCCGCTTTGCCGGTCTTTCCCGTGAACAGATCCTGGGCAGGGCGCTTGATACCTTTCCTTTCCGGATACCGGAGGGTGGTACGCTCCAGCAGGTATTCCGTACCGCATTCAAGGGCGGGGAACAACAAGTGCAGGCATCTCTTCTCATCAAAGGTGAAGAACATTCCCTCCGCCTGATCCTTGTTCCTCTTGTGTTTGCAACCGGAAAACCGGGTGTCGCGGTTATTGCCGACACGGATCGTGGGGAAGCAGCGGTGGGTCAGAACCCTCAATCCCCGTTCCCTGAATTCCAGAAACTTCTCGATCACCAGGTTGAATACGTTGTCCGGTACAGCCCCGAGGGCATCATCCTCTATGTCAACGAACCCTACTGCCGCGCCATGGCGCGATCCCGCGAAGACCTGATCGGGAGGCCGTTCAAGCACCTGGTCCCGGGAGAGGATACCGAACGGATCGCTGCCAACCGCGCACGGCTCAACCCGAAGTACCCGGCAGGCATGATCGAGTTTCGTGCCATCATGGCAAACGGCGAGGCGCGCTGGCAGCGCTGGTGGGACCATGCCCTCTTTGACGATCGCGGGCAGCTGGCGGGTTATTTTTCCTGCGGCCTGGATATCACCGAAGAAGTCATGGTCAGGGGAAAACTCAAAAAAACCCAGGATATGCTCGAGGAGACAATTATTGCACGGACAAACGAACTCCGCGAGATCAACCGGCAGCTCTATGACGAGATGACGCGGAGGGAAACCATGGAACAGCAGCTCCTCATGACCCAGTTTGCTATGGATAACGCGGCGGACATGGTGTTCTGGATCAACCGCAACGGTGTTGTGGATTACGCAAACAAGGCTGCTGTAGAAGGCGGGGGCTATTCTGCTGTTGAACTCGCCGCTACGGGGCTTGGCGATCTTTTTCCCCTGCCCTCCGCATATTCCTGGAACAATGTCTGGGATCATCTCAAGCGCGAAGGAACGATACAACAGCAGATTGAGATGATAAAAAAAGACGGGACCAGGATACCGGTGGAGATAGTTCTGCGGTATCTTGCATATCACAAAAGCGAGTTTGTATGCTGTTTTGTCCGGGACGTGTCCGAACGGAAGCGGATGGAGCATACCCTGCACCTGGCAAACCGGAAACTCAACGTGCTTGCCAGCATCACCCGCCACGATATCCAGAACAAGGTAACGGTCCTGCTGGGCTACCTGACCCGGGCAAGAAAACGGGAGACGGACCCGGAGATCCGGGAATATCTCGATCGGCAGGAACGGGCTGCAAAGGCGATCCGGGACGAGATCTCCCTTACCCGGGATTTCAAGGACCTGGGGACTGATTCCCCCGAATGGCTTAATATCCGGGATCTGGTGGGTGCAGCTGCAAAAAGGTTCGGGGATTCTGCACCCCGTTTCTCCCTTGAACTTCCCGAAAATCTTCTCGTGTATGCGGATCGCCAGATCGAACGGGTGTTCTTACGGCTGTTTGAGACTGCCTTAAATTCCCCCTCGCCCCCGCAATCGATCCGGATATTCTCGCGCGGGGATCAGGACAGGATCGTGATCTGCGTAGAGCATGAAGATGCCGCAATTATGGCAGAAGCGACCGCGAAAAACCCGGCAGCTGCTGAAGAGGATATGGGAGAGCGAAGCCTTGCCATTATCAGGGAGATCCTCTCCCTGACCGATATCACCCTTGAAAAAACCGGGGAGCCGGGAAAAAGTGTTTGCTACGAGATAGTTATTCCTGCCGTTTCCTATCGCTACTCTTCGCGGATAGAGGATTGA
- the rbcL gene encoding type III ribulose-bisphosphate carboxylase, protein MAIDWYNEFVDPNYKPANDDLVCLFYFEPAAGITDKEAAGRIASESSTGTWTTLATLPPRMKKLEAKAFEFDGHYVKVAYPLALWEEGNAVQLLSGIAGNIFGMKALKNLRLIDATLPSAYTREFKGPHFGMDGIRKMMGIRGRPLTGAVPKPKIGFSAKEHAEIGYETWMGGFDFVKDDENLTSTSFNRFDDRVKYMTKLRDKAEKETGEKKSAFLNISADVETMKKRADLLVEYGWNYAMIDVVVAGTASVMTMRDYCSDLGLAIHAHRAFHSAFDRNKKHGMTMYFLAKLMRLIGVSQIHTGTAVGKLTGTKTESILLADLLRKQKIQEVSHQCLAQDWGTIKTAFPVSSGGLHPGLVPDVLDIYGTDLVLLVSGGIHGHPKGTRAGAKATMQAIEAWQEGITLDEKAKKAKELKEALAKWGYYKPK, encoded by the coding sequence ATGGCAATCGATTGGTACAATGAATTCGTTGATCCGAACTACAAACCCGCTAATGATGATCTTGTCTGTCTTTTTTACTTTGAACCGGCAGCAGGAATAACCGACAAGGAGGCGGCCGGACGGATCGCTTCCGAAAGCTCGACTGGCACTTGGACAACGCTTGCCACACTGCCTCCACGGATGAAGAAACTGGAGGCAAAGGCGTTTGAATTTGATGGCCACTATGTCAAGGTCGCCTACCCACTCGCACTCTGGGAAGAAGGAAATGCCGTGCAGCTGCTGAGCGGGATCGCGGGCAATATCTTTGGTATGAAAGCGCTCAAAAACCTGCGCCTCATTGATGCGACCCTTCCCTCCGCGTACACCCGGGAATTCAAAGGCCCCCATTTCGGGATGGACGGGATCCGGAAGATGATGGGGATCCGTGGCCGGCCACTTACCGGTGCCGTGCCCAAGCCAAAGATTGGTTTTTCGGCAAAGGAGCACGCCGAGATCGGGTACGAGACCTGGATGGGTGGATTCGATTTCGTCAAGGACGATGAAAACCTCACTTCGACATCGTTTAACCGGTTCGATGACCGTGTGAAATATATGACGAAGCTCCGCGATAAGGCAGAAAAGGAGACCGGTGAGAAAAAATCGGCATTTCTCAACATTTCTGCCGATGTGGAGACGATGAAGAAGCGGGCCGACCTGCTCGTTGAGTACGGCTGGAACTACGCGATGATCGATGTAGTAGTTGCCGGAACCGCGAGCGTCATGACGATGCGGGACTACTGTTCCGATCTCGGCCTTGCGATCCACGCCCACCGCGCATTTCATTCGGCATTCGATCGGAACAAAAAGCACGGGATGACTATGTACTTCCTCGCAAAGCTCATGCGCCTGATAGGGGTCTCCCAGATCCATACCGGGACCGCAGTGGGCAAGCTTACCGGGACAAAGACCGAATCGATTCTTCTTGCCGATCTCCTGCGAAAGCAGAAGATACAGGAAGTCTCCCACCAGTGCCTTGCTCAGGACTGGGGAACGATAAAGACGGCATTCCCGGTCTCATCCGGCGGCCTGCACCCGGGCCTTGTTCCCGATGTGCTCGATATCTACGGCACGGATCTTGTGCTGCTTGTCTCCGGAGGTATCCACGGCCACCCGAAAGGAACCAGGGCCGGGGCAAAGGCGACCATGCAGGCGATCGAGGCATGGCAGGAAGGGATCACGCTCGATGAGAAAGCAAAAAAAGCAAAGGAACTCAAAGAGGCCCTTGCCAAGTGGGGCTACTACAAACCGAAGTGA
- the uvrB gene encoding excinuclease ABC subunit UvrB codes for MTGFELVSSFLPAGSQPEAIAQLSDGLADNARFQTLLGVTGSGKTFTMANVIAAANKPTLVIAHNKTLAAQLYQEFCDFFPHNRVEYFVSYYDYYQPESYIPAKDQYIEKDSAINPKIEMLRLSATASLSHRRDVIVVASVSCIFGLGNPENFRNLGFDLSVGQKIPRNEIMSRLLDIQFERNDIDLSPGRFRVKGDIIDIVPGYFNDIIRIELFGDEIEKIREVDKNTGAKKEEMKYFYVYPARHFVTPESAQKTAVASIQEELDEVLPTLGLVEAHRLRQRTNFDLEMIRETGSCKGIENYSRHFDGRKAGEKPYCLLDYFPDDFLLIIDESHQTIPQLHGMYNGDRSRKETLVNYGFRLPSALDNRPLKFFEFEQYMRQVVFVSATPGPYELKHSTQVVEQIIRPTGLVDPSVEVRPIEGQTLDVIEEVKKTIARGDRVLVTTLTKKLAEELSEYLADKGIRTRYLHSEIQTLERTEIIRELRLGKFDVLVGINLLREGLDIPEVGFIGILDADKEGFLRDTRSLIQIIGRAARNVNANVVLYADSMTDSMKSAISETRRRREMQIAYNENHHITPQTIIKPVKEKEVEIKDTKHVPKAEIPNVVIELEKQMRDAADSLDFERAIALREQVKKLNERLKEAGSYTGHKENTKQKKRS; via the coding sequence GTGACTGGTTTCGAGCTCGTATCGTCTTTTCTCCCGGCCGGATCGCAGCCGGAAGCAATTGCACAGCTTAGCGACGGCCTTGCTGATAACGCCCGGTTCCAGACTCTGCTTGGGGTCACCGGGTCAGGCAAGACGTTTACTATGGCAAACGTGATCGCCGCTGCCAATAAGCCGACGCTGGTGATAGCCCATAACAAGACTCTTGCCGCCCAGCTCTACCAGGAGTTCTGTGATTTCTTCCCGCACAACCGGGTGGAGTATTTCGTTTCTTATTATGATTATTACCAGCCCGAGTCCTATATCCCGGCAAAGGACCAGTACATTGAGAAGGATTCTGCGATCAACCCGAAAATTGAGATGCTCCGCCTTTCTGCCACGGCCTCGCTCTCCCACCGGCGCGATGTGATCGTGGTTGCCTCGGTCTCCTGTATCTTTGGTTTGGGCAATCCCGAAAACTTCCGGAATCTCGGGTTCGATCTTTCTGTCGGCCAGAAGATCCCGCGAAACGAGATCATGAGCCGGCTTCTGGATATCCAGTTCGAGAGGAACGATATCGACCTCTCACCGGGCCGGTTCCGGGTCAAGGGCGACATCATTGATATTGTTCCCGGGTACTTCAATGACATTATCCGGATCGAACTCTTCGGAGACGAGATCGAGAAGATCCGTGAGGTGGACAAAAATACCGGGGCCAAAAAAGAGGAGATGAAATATTTTTACGTGTATCCTGCCCGCCACTTTGTCACCCCGGAGAGCGCACAGAAAACTGCTGTTGCGTCGATACAGGAAGAGCTCGACGAAGTCCTTCCCACACTGGGACTTGTCGAGGCACACCGCCTCAGGCAGCGGACAAATTTCGATCTCGAAATGATCCGCGAGACCGGCTCCTGCAAGGGAATCGAAAATTATTCGCGGCACTTCGATGGGAGGAAAGCCGGCGAGAAACCCTACTGTCTGCTCGACTATTTCCCCGATGACTTCCTGCTGATCATCGATGAGAGCCACCAGACGATCCCGCAGCTGCACGGTATGTACAACGGCGACCGCTCGCGCAAGGAGACACTGGTGAATTATGGGTTCCGCCTTCCCTCCGCGCTCGACAACCGTCCCCTGAAGTTCTTCGAGTTCGAGCAGTACATGCGACAGGTGGTTTTTGTCTCGGCGACACCCGGCCCGTACGAATTAAAACATTCCACGCAGGTGGTCGAGCAGATCATCCGCCCCACCGGTCTTGTCGATCCCTCAGTCGAGGTCAGGCCGATCGAAGGACAGACCCTTGATGTAATCGAGGAGGTCAAAAAGACCATTGCCCGGGGAGACCGGGTGCTTGTGACCACACTCACGAAGAAACTTGCTGAGGAACTTTCCGAGTATCTTGCAGACAAAGGGATCCGAACCCGGTATCTCCATTCGGAGATCCAGACCCTGGAGCGTACTGAGATCATCCGCGAATTACGGCTGGGCAAATTCGATGTGCTGGTTGGGATCAACCTCCTGCGGGAAGGGCTTGATATTCCTGAAGTAGGATTCATCGGGATCCTTGATGCCGACAAGGAAGGATTTCTCCGCGATACCCGCAGCCTGATCCAGATCATCGGCAGGGCAGCCCGGAACGTGAATGCGAACGTTGTGCTGTACGCAGATTCCATGACTGACTCCATGAAATCTGCAATTTCCGAGACAAGGCGCCGGCGCGAGATGCAGATCGCGTATAACGAAAATCATCACATCACTCCGCAGACCATCATAAAGCCGGTCAAGGAAAAAGAGGTGGAGATTAAGGACACAAAGCACGTGCCCAAAGCAGAGATCCCCAATGTTGTGATCGAGCTCGAGAAACAGATGCGGGATGCCGCGGACAGCCTCGATTTCGAGAGGGCGATCGCGCTCCGGGAACAGGTGAAAAAACTCAACGAGAGGCTTAAGGAAGCCGGGAGTTACACCGGACACAAGGAGAATACAAAACAGAAAAAACGCTCTTGA
- a CDS encoding PAS domain S-box protein, with the protein MTGQPSLMGEREESFVDLWLFIIVATTIIAILINILALHYGTAAVAANLLYIPIVLAAYWYPRWGISYAIGVSALFIAIVAFVTGGTVAQVAASFVTCLVVIGVAAVVSSLAIHMRKNEVKYRGIFNHSEAGIGLVNNPDHKVNEVNRRFADTLGYEPAEIEARTFVDLWADAADRDRFFQRLASQGNVENLETRFVTKGGATRWMLLSAGMLPDDQFVCTIVDITARKQAEESLIIKDHAISSSLNAIAIMDLDFSITYVNHSLISMMGSRSEREFAGTNLWKCMASPQEIEKIRDTLSHKGSWLGEILLKKTDQTQFYVMLWINLVRNETGNPVCIMASFIDITDRKQMESVKRQALEQIEKNIEQFAILGDHIRNPLAVIVGLSSLAPGDVSDKIILQAREIDRIVTQLDMGWIESEKVREFIKRYYMVGIQDISDTGGAREGLVR; encoded by the coding sequence ATGACAGGACAACCATCTCTCATGGGGGAACGAGAAGAAAGTTTTGTAGACCTCTGGCTGTTTATTATCGTTGCCACAACCATCATTGCAATCCTCATCAACATTCTTGCGCTCCATTATGGAACAGCGGCCGTGGCTGCAAATCTTCTCTATATCCCGATTGTCCTTGCAGCGTACTGGTACCCCCGCTGGGGAATCTCGTACGCAATCGGGGTCTCTGCCCTGTTTATTGCCATTGTCGCTTTCGTGACCGGGGGTACGGTTGCCCAGGTAGCGGCTTCCTTTGTTACATGCCTTGTGGTTATCGGGGTAGCAGCGGTTGTTTCAAGCCTTGCCATTCATATGCGCAAAAACGAGGTAAAATACCGGGGTATCTTCAACCATTCTGAGGCAGGTATCGGCCTTGTGAATAACCCGGATCATAAAGTAAATGAGGTAAACCGACGCTTTGCAGATACACTCGGGTACGAGCCCGCCGAAATCGAAGCAAGAACATTCGTTGACCTGTGGGCCGATGCGGCAGACCGGGACCGGTTTTTCCAGCGCCTTGCCAGCCAGGGTAATGTGGAGAACCTGGAAACCCGGTTTGTGACAAAGGGCGGCGCCACCCGGTGGATGCTGCTTTCTGCAGGAATGCTTCCGGATGACCAGTTTGTCTGTACGATCGTAGATATTACCGCCCGTAAGCAGGCCGAGGAATCGCTTATTATCAAAGATCATGCGATCAGTTCCTCGCTGAATGCGATTGCGATTATGGATCTTGATTTTTCGATCACGTACGTGAACCATTCTCTGATTTCCATGATGGGCTCCCGCAGCGAAAGGGAGTTTGCCGGCACAAATCTCTGGAAATGTATGGCATCACCTCAGGAGATCGAAAAGATACGGGACACACTCTCGCACAAAGGGAGCTGGCTTGGCGAGATCCTGCTCAAAAAAACGGATCAGACGCAGTTTTATGTCATGCTTTGGATTAACCTGGTAAGGAATGAGACCGGCAACCCGGTCTGCATCATGGCCTCGTTTATAGATATCACCGACCGCAAGCAGATGGAATCCGTAAAACGGCAGGCCCTGGAGCAGATTGAGAAGAATATCGAGCAGTTTGCCATCCTTGGCGATCACATCAGGAATCCGCTTGCTGTCATTGTCGGTCTCTCCAGTCTTGCACCCGGGGATGTATCGGATAAGATCATCCTGCAGGCCCGTGAAATCGACCGGATCGTAACCCAGCTCGACATGGGCTGGATAGAATCGGAGAAAGTGAGGGAATTTATCAAGCGGTATTACATGGTAGGTATCCAGGATATCAGCGATACCGGTGGGGCCCGGGAAGGCCTGGTTCGCTGA